The following proteins come from a genomic window of Larimichthys crocea isolate SSNF chromosome III, L_crocea_2.0, whole genome shotgun sequence:
- the sorcs3b gene encoding VPS10 domain-containing receptor SorCS3 isoform X2, whose product MMLSDPEVELAVLISSDEGASFEKHPINFNILSLLFHPAQENWILAYSHDSKLYSSVDFGRKWQLVHDNVMPGRFYWAVMGLDRESDVVHIETRIAKGRAKYVKCRAQQCSEGNRQYLFPGYVDTNSLVVQDEYVFTQVTKSGRASYFVSYMREPFKQMQLPKYCLPKDMHIISTDEKQVFAAVQEWNQNNTYSLYISDSPGVYFTLSLENLRTSRGPAGNLLVDFYKIEGINGMYLANKLVDSHIKSFITYNKGQTWALLPAPATDVAGNNLHCILPFCSLHLHLEMSENPYTSGPITSKKSVPGIIVATGNIGTELSSANLGMFITSDAGNSWRQIFDEEHNVWFLDNGGAMLAVLHAEAPIRNLWISLDEGKKWDRHSFSLAPLYVDGVLMEPESDNHIITFFGHFSHRSEWQLIKIDYKGLFSRRCMDGDYQTWHLHNKRELCVMGEKQIYMKRRPGNRCMLAQDYSRIYSSEPCLCTAYDFECDYGWERQTNGKCSPAFWFNPNGAAKSCSSSQSFLNSTGYRKVLSNNCKEGGTNVYSPRRQGCRPRPPQGLRLSTSQGELSATVGSNVTFTVYLDDGDSLRTSIQLDFGDGIKITYSNLSRTDDGIKHIYRTTGIYRVTASAENSQGSDSSTLFLHITSPVERVYLSAPIVTIRGKEANLTAVVWPSHTRTLTFFWWFDNSSEPIITLEGSISYTFQRRGKNKVTVQVASGSTIMQDSKVITVKEFFRSLLLSFSPALDEHNPDIPEWRDDIGRVVRTALSQVSGVPEEQLLVSLYPGLPSTAELFILPDEHTSSEHKRSSEESLESISNIFVTALNQGLVQFELKADIRIIVYMTQQTLAPLVDSNSIHSGSAMLMLLTVVFVGLAAFFIYKFKRKIPWIHVQTEDSHEKEPEVISTVGQNDNMSKVKLSEFPSPKELMEKELEARSRGGNGRNMERIVTREFPNCTNV is encoded by the exons ATGATGCTTAGTGACCCAGAGGTAGAGCTCGCTGTTCTCATCAGTTCAGATGAAGGGGCAAGCTTTGAGAAGCATCCCATTAACTTCAATATCCTAAGCCTGCTCTTCCACCCTGCGCAGGAGAACTGGATACTGGCCTACAGTCACGACAGCAAG CTGTACAGTTCAGTGGACTTTGGGAGGAAATGGCAGCTGGTTCATGACAACGTGATGCCAGGCCGATTCTACTG GGCGGTAATGGGGCTGGACAGAGAATCAGATGTTGTCCACATCGAGACGCGCATCGCAAAAGGCC GTGCCAAGTATGTGAAGTGCAGAGCCCAACAATGCTCAGAAGGGAACAGACAGTACCTCTTTCCTGGATATGTAGACACCAACTCACTGGTTGTTCAAGATGAATATGTTTTCACACAG GTAACCAAGTCAGGACGAGCCAGTTACTTTGTCTCCTACATGAGAGAACCCTTCAAGCAGATGCAATTACCTAAATATTGTCTACCAAAG GACATGCATATTATCAGCACAGATGAGAAGCAGGTATTTGCTGCAGTCCAGGAGTGGAATCAGAACAACACTTACAGCCTTTATATCTCAGACTCCCCTGGGGTCTACTTTACCCTTTCATTAGAGAATCTGAGAACCAGCAGAGGCCCCGCCGGTAACCTACTGGTTGACTTTTATAAG ATCGAGGGGATAAATGGCATGTATCTCGCCAACAAACTGGTGGATAGTCACATCAAGAGTTTTATAACATACAACAAGGGACAGACATGGGCCCTGCTGCCAGCGCCTGCCACTGATGTGGCTGGGAATAACCTTCACTGCATCCTG CCATTTTGTTCGCTGCATCTTCATCTGGAGATGTCGGAGAACCCCTACACGTCTGGACCCATCACCAGCAAAAAGTCTGTACCGGGCATCATTGTGGCTACAG GGAATATTGGAACAGAGCTGTCCTCCGCCAACCTTGGGATGTTTATAACATCAGATGCAGGAAATAGCTGGAGACAG atttttgATGAAGAGCACAACGTTTGGTTTCTTGACAATGGAGGAGCTATGCTGGCAGTCTTACATGCAGAGGCGCCTATTCGAAACTTATG gatCAGTTTGGATGAAGGAAAGAAATGGGACCGTCACAGTTTCTCCTTGGCACCTCTGTATGTGGATGGAGTTTTAATGGAGCCAGAATCTGACAATCACATTATCAC TTTCTTTGGACACTTCAGCCATCGCTCAGAGTGGCAGCTTATCAAGATCGACTACAAGGGCCTCTTTAGCAGGAGGTGCATGGATGGAGATTATCAGACGTGGCACCTGCACAACAAG CGAGAGCTGTGTGTGATGGGTGAGAAGCAAATCTATATGAAGCGTCGTCCGGGAAACCGCTGCATGCTGGCCCAAGACTACTCAAGGATCTATTCCTCGGAGCCATGCCTCTGCACAGCCTATGATTTTGAATG tgaTTATGGGTGGGAACGCCAGACGAACGGGAAGTGCTCCCCTGCTTTTTGGTTTAATCCAAATGGTGCCGCTAAAAGCTGCAGCTCCAGCCAAAGCTTCCTTAACAGCACAGG gTATCGGAAGGTTTTGTCCAATAACTGTAAGGAGGGAGGGACGAATGTGTACTCACCCAGGAGGCAGGGGTGTCGTCCCAGACCACCCCAAGGTCTCCGGCTGTCTACCAGTCAAGGAGAGCTCAGTGCCACTGTTGGAAGCAACGTCACTTTCACGGTTTACCTTGACGAT GGAGACTCGCTGAGGACCAGCATCCAGCTAGACTTTGGGGATGGCATCAAGATCACATACTCTAACCTGAGCAGAACTGATGATGGCATCAAGCACATCTACAGAACAACTGGGATTTACCGAGTGACAGCTTCAGCTGAAAACAGCCAGGGATCTGACAGCAGCACACTGTTTTTACACATCACCA GTCCAGTGGAGCGTGTATATCTCTCTGCTCCTATTGTAACCATCCGGGGAAAGGAGGCTAATCTAACTGCAGTGGTTTGGCCAAGTCACACCAGAACATTGACCTTCTTCTGGTGGTTTGACAACAGCTCTGAG CCCATTATAACCTTGGAGGGAAGCATCTCTTACACATTtcagagaaggggaaaaaacaaggtCACGGTCCAGGTTGCTTCTGGGAGCACCATAATGCAGGATTCAAAAGTTATAACTGTTAAAG AGTTCTTCAGGTCGCTGTTGTTATCATTCTCGCCAGCTCTTGATGAACACAATCCTGACATCCCAGAGTGGAGGGACGACATAGGGCGCGTGGTGCGGACAGCTCTGTCACAG GTGTCTGGAGTTCCTGAAGAGCAGCTGCTGGTGTCTTTATATCCTGGACTTCCAAGTACAGCAGAGCTCTTTATCCTACCTGATGAGCATACATCAAGTGAGCACAAGAGGAGCAGCGAGGAGTCTCTAGAGAGT ATATCAAATATTTTTGTCACCGCCCTGAACCAAGGACTGGTCCAGTTTGAGCTGAAAGCCGACATCCGCATTATTGTGTACATGACTCAGCAAACTTTGG CACCACTTGTGGATTCAAACTCCATCCACAGTGGGTCGGCCATGCTAATGCTCCTCACTGTGGTATTTGTTGGTTTAGCTGCATTCTTCATCTACAAGTTCAAAAG GAAAATCCCTTGGATCCATGTTCAGACTGAGGACAGTCACGAGAAGGAGCCCGAAGTGATCAGCACAGTTGGTCAGAACGATAACATGTCCAAGGTCAAGCTCAGCGAGTTTCCGTCTCCGAAAGAACTAATGGagaaggagctggaggccaggagCAGAG GAGGAAATGGAAGAAATATGGAGAGGATTGTTACAAGGGAATTTCCAAACTGTACTAATGTCTAA